The Argentina anserina chromosome 3, drPotAnse1.1, whole genome shotgun sequence genome includes a region encoding these proteins:
- the LOC126785881 gene encoding elongator complex protein 4-like isoform X2, which yields MAATKTRTSSFSRNLSGANSPQITGLKHGPNGTMFVSSGIPDLDKILGGGFSLGSLVMVMEDAEAPHHMLLLRNFMSQGLVHNQPLLYASPAKDPRQFLGTLPSPAVAKDEKSSHRDPDQEKGLRIAWQYKKYFGENQQGFGSQNSKYEFCNNFDLRKPLERQFLTGNRIDCASILDSPNLATLQARCTTFLSQFPSDGNISCVGRIAIQSFCAPQCRYSNMEWDMLSLLRSLKSMLQVSNAVAVVTFPPSLLSSSSSTRWQHMADTLLSVKAIPDEDKELATLLTSYQDMVGLLNVQKVAQINTQVPVILDATTFSIKLQKRRFLALECLNQAPVDGPSGISYGSSGSCSGSSKIGSLDF from the exons CGCAATTTATCGGGGGCAAACTCACCTCAAATTACTGGACTCAAGCATGGACCCAATGGCACAATGTTCGTTTCATCCGGGATTCCAGATCTTGACA AAATATTAGGTGGTGGTTTTTCTCTAGGGAGCTTAGTCATGGTGATGGAAGATGCAGAAGCACCTCATCATATGCTTTTGCTAAGGAATTTCATGTCTCAAGGACTTGTTCACAACCAACCCTTACTCTATGCTAGCCCAGCCAAGGACCCAAGACAGTTTCTTGGTACTTTGCCAAGTCCAGCGGTAGCCAAAGATGAAAAGTCTAGTCATCGAGACCCTGATcag GAGAAAGGGTTGAGAATAGCTTGGCAATATAAAAAGTATTTTGGTGAAAATCAGCAGGGTTTTGGTAGTCAAA ATAGCAAATATGAGTTCTGCAACAACTTTGACTTGCGGAAGCCCTTGGAGAGGCAGTTTCTAACGGGAAATCGAATAGATTGTGCTAGCATTCTTGATTCTCCAAACCTTGCCACACTTCAGGCTCGTTGTACTACTTTTTTATCACAATTTCCAAG TGATGGGAACATTTCTTGTGTTGGTCGAATTGCCATTCAATCATTCTGTGCTCCACAGTGCAGATATTCCAACATG GAATGGGATATGCTTTCCTTACTTAGATCTCTAAAAAGTATGCTACAAGTTTCAAATGCAGTTGCTGTTGTGACATTTCCGCCTAGTCTTCTatcatcctcctcctctacAAGATGGCAACACATGGCAGACACCTTGCTATCAGTTAAAGCCATTCCTG ATGAGGATAAGGAATTGGCAACACTCCTTACTAGTTACCAGGACATGGTTGGCCTCCTTAATGTGCAAAAAGTAGCACAAATTAACACACAG GTTCCTGTCATCCTTGATGCAACAACCTTTTCAATAAAGCTCCAAAAGCGGAGGTTTTTGGCGCTAGAATGTCTAAACCAAGCCCCTGTCGATGGTCCTAGTGGGATTTCATATGGCTCTTCTGGTAGTTGTTCTGGGTCCTCTAAAATTGGATCTCTTGATTTTTAA
- the LOC126785881 gene encoding elongator complex protein 4-like isoform X1 — protein sequence MAATKTRTSSFSRNLSGANSPQITGLKHGPNGTMFVSSGIPDLDKILGGGFSLGSLVMVMEDAEAPHHMLLLRNFMSQGLVHNQPLLYASPAKDPRQFLGTLPSPAVAKDEKSSHRDPDQEKGLRIAWQYKKYFGENQQGFGSQNSKYEFCNNFDLRKPLERQFLTGNRIDCASILDSPNLATLQARCTTFLSQFPRSDGNISCVGRIAIQSFCAPQCRYSNMEWDMLSLLRSLKSMLQVSNAVAVVTFPPSLLSSSSSTRWQHMADTLLSVKAIPDEDKELATLLTSYQDMVGLLNVQKVAQINTQVPVILDATTFSIKLQKRRFLALECLNQAPVDGPSGISYGSSGSCSGSSKIGSLDF from the exons CGCAATTTATCGGGGGCAAACTCACCTCAAATTACTGGACTCAAGCATGGACCCAATGGCACAATGTTCGTTTCATCCGGGATTCCAGATCTTGACA AAATATTAGGTGGTGGTTTTTCTCTAGGGAGCTTAGTCATGGTGATGGAAGATGCAGAAGCACCTCATCATATGCTTTTGCTAAGGAATTTCATGTCTCAAGGACTTGTTCACAACCAACCCTTACTCTATGCTAGCCCAGCCAAGGACCCAAGACAGTTTCTTGGTACTTTGCCAAGTCCAGCGGTAGCCAAAGATGAAAAGTCTAGTCATCGAGACCCTGATcag GAGAAAGGGTTGAGAATAGCTTGGCAATATAAAAAGTATTTTGGTGAAAATCAGCAGGGTTTTGGTAGTCAAA ATAGCAAATATGAGTTCTGCAACAACTTTGACTTGCGGAAGCCCTTGGAGAGGCAGTTTCTAACGGGAAATCGAATAGATTGTGCTAGCATTCTTGATTCTCCAAACCTTGCCACACTTCAGGCTCGTTGTACTACTTTTTTATCACAATTTCCAAG AAGTGATGGGAACATTTCTTGTGTTGGTCGAATTGCCATTCAATCATTCTGTGCTCCACAGTGCAGATATTCCAACATG GAATGGGATATGCTTTCCTTACTTAGATCTCTAAAAAGTATGCTACAAGTTTCAAATGCAGTTGCTGTTGTGACATTTCCGCCTAGTCTTCTatcatcctcctcctctacAAGATGGCAACACATGGCAGACACCTTGCTATCAGTTAAAGCCATTCCTG ATGAGGATAAGGAATTGGCAACACTCCTTACTAGTTACCAGGACATGGTTGGCCTCCTTAATGTGCAAAAAGTAGCACAAATTAACACACAG GTTCCTGTCATCCTTGATGCAACAACCTTTTCAATAAAGCTCCAAAAGCGGAGGTTTTTGGCGCTAGAATGTCTAAACCAAGCCCCTGTCGATGGTCCTAGTGGGATTTCATATGGCTCTTCTGGTAGTTGTTCTGGGTCCTCTAAAATTGGATCTCTTGATTTTTAA
- the LOC126786084 gene encoding uncharacterized protein LOC126786084 — translation MPASASASASLSLSASASSTTSAAPNSDLLIRLSSPDSLVQLKALRELKNRIIGNRTKKLAFVKLGLVPAVAAILASNAHAQADHDSNLLVQSAATLGSFACGFDAGVRAVLDAGACSTLLLLLSHSDDKVVDAGARSLRMIYQSNLAPKCDFLQDKNMEFLLSLLNSENENVTGLGASIIIHSCETMEEKKAVCNAGVLKKLVSLLGGSPSQRDNSLESLATIMKNNDEAVSEFVGCECGRALSSVIELTKDRYPRTRFLASTCLIAIRNTSSSYLQDIGIKTKLVHLLLELHDDPGQVGDEAPFAFSSLISQKVDLQRLALEANAIDKLYNHLQKNHLHPKRFEGLLLALADLCSKLESCRSRFLSLQALNLVSEALIHDSSDVRTAACICLRCVSRSIKNLCAGNFMNEMIVPPLVRLLDDPSTSVQVAALSAVGNIVIDFTTHRSLFLQSGGVKQLVQLSRSMDSNLRLNALWALRNLMCLADYMCKQEIFMELTASSLASLISDPEPIVQEQTLALVRNLVDGCMKSVELVFAEDGLLLNAVGRQLQGASQDEILVQGLYVLSNIASGNEVHKEAVMHQLVPEVDNGAQSLILKFLQSNESQLRIAAVWTIVNLTFPSSPDALSRFLRLNIAGIVSQVKSMTNDPCLDVKLRVRSALGQFTTFSDGLT, via the exons ATGCCCGCCTCAGCCTCCgcctccgcctccctctctctctccgcatCCGCCTCTTCGACAACCTCCGCCGCCCCCAATTCCGATCTCCTCATCCGCCTCAGCTCCCCCGACTCCCTAGTCCAGCTCAAAGCTCTCCGCGAGCTCAAGAACCGCATCATCGGCAATCGCACCAAGAAGCTCGCCTTCGTCAAGCTCGGCCTCGTCCCCGCCGTCGCTGCCATCCTCGCCTCTAATGCCCATGCCCAGGCCGATCACGATTCTAATCTCCTTGTTCAGTCCGCCGCCACCCTCGGTAGCTTCGCCTGCGGCTTTGATGCCGGCGTCAGAGCCGTTCTCGATGCCGGCGCCTGTTCTACCCTCCTATTGCTTCTCTCTCATTCTGATGACAAG GTTGTGGACGCTGGTGCACGTTCTTTGAGAATGATTTATCAATCGAACCTGGCTCCAAAGTGTGATTTTCTTCAGGACAAAAACATGGAATTTCTTCTTTCGTTATTGAATAGTGAAAATGAGAATGTTACTGGACTTGGTGCAAGTATAATTATACACTCGTGCGAGACTATGGAAGAAAAGAAGGCAGTATGCAATGCTGGTGTTCTCAAAAAGCTTGTTAGCCTTCTCGGAGGTTCTCCAAGTCAGAGAGATAATAGCTTAGAATCTCTAGCCACGATTATGAAGAACAATGATGAAGCTGTTTCTGAGTTTGTGGGATGTGAATGTGGAAGAGCCTTGAGTTCTGTTATAGAATTAACAAAAGATAGATATCCTCGCACAAGATTTTTGGCTTCGACCTGCTTGATTGCTATAAGAAACACTTCTTCAAGCTATCTGCAAGATATAGGTATCAAAACCAAGCTGGTTCATCTCTTACTTGAACTTCATGATGACCCCGGTCAAGTTGGAGACGAAGCTCCGTTTGCATTTTCTAGTTTGATTTCTCAAAAAGTCGATCTACAGAGACTAGCACTTGAGGCGAATGCTATTGATAAACTGTACAACCACTTGCAAAAGAATCATTTACATCCTAAACGTTTCGAAGGACTATTATTGGCACTAGCTGATTTATGCTCAAAGTTGGAGAGCTGTAGGTCTAGATTCCTGTCGTTGCAG GCATTGAACTTGGTATCTGAAGCTCTGATCCATGATAGTTCTGATGTACGTACTGCAGCTTGCATTTGTTTAAGATGCGTTTCTCGCTCTATCAAG AATTTGTGTGCAGGTAATTTTATGAACGAAATGATTGTCCCTCCCTTGGTTCGGCTGTTAGATGACCCTTCTACTTCAGTCCAG GTTGCAGCTCTTAGTGCTGTTGGAAACATAGTTATTGATTTTACTACGCATAGGTCATTATTTTTACAGTCTGGAGGGGTGAAACAGCTTGTTCAGTTATCAAGATCAATGGATTCAAATTTGAGATTAAATGCTTTATGGGCTTTACGGAACTTGATGTGCCTAGCAGACTACATGTGTAAACAAGAGATATTTATGGAGCTCACAGCTTCGTCATTAGCAAGCCTTATATCTG ACCCTGAGCCTATTGTCCAAGAGCAGACTCTAGCTCTTGTCCGCAATCTTGTTGATGGATGTATGAAGTCAGTTGAGCTTGTATTTGCTGAAGATGGTTTACTATTAAATGCTGTTGGAAGGCAGTTGCAGGGTGCTTCACAAGATGAAATTTTGGTACAG GGATTGTATGTGCTTAGCAATATTGCAAGTGGAAATGAAGTTCACAAGGAAGCTGTTATGCATCAATTAGTACCAGAAGTAGACAATGGCGCCCAGTCTCTTATTCTGAAGTTTTTGCAGAGTAATGAAAGCCAGTTACGTATAGCTGCAGTCTGGACCATTGTTAATCTTACTTTTCCATCGAGTCCTGATGCATTGAGTCGTTTCCTAAGACTTAACATTGCTGGCATTGTTTCTCAAGTGAAGAGCATGACCAATGATCCTTGCCTGGATGTTAAG CTTCGGGTAAGATCAGCACTCGGGCAATTTACGACCTTCAGTGATGGCTTAACATGA